The region GCCTTATTTTTGTATTAgttctttgatttttgataattcTGAGCTTGTATATGTTGGGGCCGGTGAAGAATTTGAAAGACGCATGCTTTAGTTTGGGCCTAGTTTATGCATTTGCTGAATGTTTATCTTCCCAGTTGGAAAAACCAGATTTTTCTGGAGACCCATTTCTGAATTTCAACAAAAACCCTTGGAAATAGCGGTGACTTTGAAGTTTgaactatatattttttgattagTCCTTTTATGGTATAAGCTGAGTTTATCTTTACCAGTAATTCTTCCTTGTTGGGAAATTTGATGTCCTGGAAACCCATTTTCTGAGTTGGTCACAAACTGTTGAaagttatatataaaaaacCGATCTTGTTGATTTTTGGAGCAATCTGTGAACATGATGTCACAATGACTAAGGCATTTTATATTTTCAGTTaatatttgcaaaaatattagatttttccttatttgcaaaaatattagatttttccttatttgcaaaaatattagatttttcCTTACCTTGAGTCTGATTAGAACAAGTATCAATCTAAAATGGAGCCTACACAGtcatgtattttcttttttcctcgaTTTTCATGGCAACCGAGAAGAGGGTTTGGTAAACTACAGATTTTTCTTTACTCGAACTTTTGTGCTGTTGTTTACTCTTCTGCCATTTGATTTTTAAACTAATAGATTGATTACGTAAACTTTTGTTAACCCTATTTGCTTGCATTTGGTACTATTGAATATGAGAACTGCTATTTGTAATTCTCCCATACAACTCTTTTAAAAATCAGCCGTTTGATTTGTTGGACCCACGCGGGTGTGGGTCGTCCAATGgctgatttttaaaaaagttatattaGAAAAGGACAAGAGAAGGACGTTTAGACTTTCTCATTGTGCATTCTTGAAATTGGTCATTTTTATGCCAAATTTCAGAGTAATTTAATCACTCCTTGAATATTGAACCTTTGGTATGTTCATGATTTAGGTGACTCAAAATGGATCATCGATGGGTCAATGGTAGACAGGAAATTAATGCACAAGATAAGCGGCGACTTGGAAAGGAGCATGTAGGTCATCAGTTTATGGATTCAttagatttctttccaagtgaaaaaaaaaaattgtgtttcttAAGGAAATTATTTCAACATATGTAGGACTTcctgacatttaaaacactCACTAAACttgtttaatagtttttttttttttttttttttttttttttttttttttttttttttctcaaaaaaaagaaaaaagggaaattcACCACAAAGTCCTTGAGATTTGGCCCTTCCATAGTAGGaccttagttttttttatttgccaaTTAAGGAGCTTGGCTTGGGTCATTCCATTCAATTTTAAATGGGGCTTCTGTCAGGTGGCATTTTTTCTACGTTAGTCCAATAATGAGAGGTCATGTGCAAAGAGTAACATTCCAGATGTAAaagcaaattttgaaaataattttattgatgtttaaaaaagaaaagatataaaaatgattttgtaaaagaaacaagaagggGGAGAGTGGGGGTGGAAATCCACCCCTTTAAAGGAGGCGGCAGGGGTAAATCTCCCCCCGTCCTCCTAGCCCACCCTctccattcttttctttttttttttttatccttttttttttttttttaatttttaatttttaaaggataaatataattgtttttaagctttttttttttttttttttttttaaatatgaatgCTGTTCTGTACATGTGGTCTATCATTTGGTCTGACGTGGAAAAAATTTCACCTGGCAGAAACCTCGAATTGGACACAAGGACCAATTTGGCATTTGGTCATTACTGAGGTCCTTAATTAGTGAAAAATAAACTGGGGACCTGATATGGTGAAAGGTTAAGACTAAGGGACTTGGTGGTGAATTTCCCTTTTTTTGTGCTAAATCTTGTTTGCAATGACACAACTATTTACTTCTTTGCCAAGACATTATGAATTCGCagtgatttttttgttaaccCCAGTTGTTGAGGTCCCTATCTTAATTTTGTGGTACAGACTTATCAGGACACCCTTATTGATGATTTGGCAGAGGATTTTCGCTTGCCAATCAATCACAAGCCAACAGAAAATGTTGATCTGGATAATGTGGAACAGGCTTCATTGGACACACAGTTGACGCCATCTAATATTGGTTTTAGGCTTCTCCAAAAAATGGGATGGAAGGGGAAGGGTCTTGGGAAGAATGAGCAAGGTATGCTTCTAGGGAGATGCTAATAATTGTACTATATTTACATCCTGTACtatgtattcttattttattttgaaccaTTGGCTGTTAAAacctttttagcaaaaaaaaaaagtactcatCAAAAAAAGTTCTGAATCATTGtacttattataaaaaaaaaaaaagaaaaagaaaaagaaaaaaaataaataaaaaaattgtctttttttagCAACAAATCTTTCTGAACTTCTTGCAATGCCTTCGTTGCACATGCTTctaaatttgacttttttttactACTGATCATTTCTGGTGTGTTGATCTTGTCTGCTTAAtggctggttttttttttttttttttaacctaatatTGCTGCCTCTCAGTTTCGGAATCAGTGTTATTTTCATTCATCTCTTTTCTCTCCAAGTCACATCCTTTTTATAGTCGGTGTGATGAATAGAATTTTTACATTCCTCAAGGTTCTTTTCTCATTTGGTTGGATTTACGTGTGTAGGGTAGTAGTCAGGACAGAAGATGAATGttgataatcaaaattaaaCACTGACCCTTGATACGAAATTATATGGTCAGCTTGCTATGTGTCTTGCAGTTGAATGCTAGAGTCTGAGATTTCATTTTACTAGTTTCTCATCTCTTTCAGTACTCCTAATGGTTTTATATCTATTGACGGTTTCGAGTCTAGGATTCTGTCTCTTAGCTGATGCAGTGCTTTTTATATGCAATAGTTTTTTCATCACAGCAATCTATACTCATATCTCTCTTTATGACAAATCCATTTTTTTCGGATGATATAGGAGCACCAAAGATAAGCTATCCACAAGTCTTAGTTTTTAGTTATCATAGCTATGTTATTCTAGAtttgacggttttttttttttttgggcgggGGGTGTTAATACGCAGGAATAGTTGAACCAATAAAATCTGGTATCAGAGATCCAAAGTTAGGGGTtggaaaacaagaagaagatgattttTTTACTGCAGAAGAAAATATCCAGCGAAGAAAGCTTGAAGTTGAGGTAGACGAGACTGAGGAGCACACAAAGAAGCGGGAGGTATGCCTTTGAACTGTAGTTgctataaaattttcaattattagATAGTATTGAGGTTGATGCTTTACTTTTCCTGGAACCCACACCAATTAGCAGAAGGCTGCATATAGCATATGTGTGTGTCTTTTGACGGGAATGGTATATAGGGGACCGTCAAGTTTGGAGGGTCTTGAGAATTTCCTGCAGTTTTTATTACCTGGTGGCTTCTACTGCCTGCTTCGTGCACATTATGAAAATCCAGGTGTTAGCAGAGCGTGAGCAGAAAATTCAAACCGAGGTGAAAGAAATACGCAAGGTGTTCTATTGTGATCTATGCAACAAGCAATACAAATTGGCTATGGAATTCGAAGCTCACCTGAGCTCATATGATCACAATCACAGAAAGGTAAATGGTTTATTTTGACCTGTTACGCTTACTGTTGGTACGCAATTTTGTTGCTTGTGGCATACTTGTCAATTTTGTCTGATTTGGAACACCCTCAATGAGGTTTTCAGCGTTTTAAAGAAATGAGAGAAATGCATGGCTCTAGCAGTCGGGATGATCGGCAAAAACGGGAGCAGCAACGTCAGGAGAAGGAGATGGCTAAGTTTGCTCAAATGTATCCATTCTCATACACTTTCCATGAGTTACATATATTAATTAGGGGAGTCACGTTAGTTTCCTAATtgcccttttgttttttttgtttttccttcttttggcCAAGTAGGGCAGATGCTCGTAAGCTGCAACAGAAGCAAGAAGAGTCTGTGTCTTCTCTGGTTCCAGTTCCCACTGAAGTGAGAGGTGCTACTGCACTTGCAGTTCAGGATCAGCGGAAGGCATTAAAgtttggtttttcttctaaaggtGGCACCTCCAAGGTATgccttccctctctctctctctctcagcatctTGGATTTGTATTACTGTAACATTGTAGTTTTAGTTGTCCtttatgctaaggagaatggaaaGAAGGATGACTTCCCATGCACGTGTACATACATAATGTTCGTGCACAGGTATATATAAAAACTTTAATTGGGTGCAAGATTCATTTAATTCATGATTGTCTGGTTAATGGTGCATAACTAATTTATCAGCCCTCGGGAAATTTACTTGGTTTCTGCTCTCTACTTATTTTCTCGGATACATCTTGTCAGTTGTGTCAAACAGCTTCCTTTCGGATCCATATCAACTTACTTTAAATTTTACTGGAGCACTTCTTTTTTCCTTGTCCTTCTCGTTTTCATTACCTGCAGGAACTGTGCAAGTTATGAACACCCTAATGACTCTTAGCATTGAATATACATCTAACCTTTAGTGCCTTTgtattagaatatatttttttattcaacttttgaGTGTCTTCATTGAAGCAAAACAAAGTGAGAGGCCAGGGGCAGGGAAAAGTGTCAAGTCAATCAGGCTTGATGACTGGGAGAAGCAAAAcaaaattaggaaaaagaaaatctctTTGAGTACCGATCACCATTTATTATGCTTGATATGACTGTTTTCACTTACTGCACCAACATATCTACTACCTTATTCACCATGATCATTGTTATGGCTAAAATCACCGGCAACACTTCCTTCTATTGTAATGCATGCTTAAAATGATTTCCTGCTTTCGAGGTGAACatgcttattatatatatacagtaaTAAATgacaattgattttttttttctctccttttgaGTATATTAGTGCCGATAACTTAATGGTGGCTGGGGGTTGTATACCATAATTTGCTGTTTCTTGTTACGTATTGATATATATGTGGCTTTTGGCTTAGTATGAGAAAATAAACTGTTAAAAATGCATAATGTAGGTTTTAGATTACTACTTGGGATCCATTTGAACAGTGGGATAGATTTAATATGTTAAACCATAACCAGGATGTACAACAGACCATTCCTTAGGGTAATATGAAGGGCTGTCTGTTACCACTATTTCTTTTTCTGGCTTCATTCGCTCCTTTCTAGCCCCATGGAGTTTTGAGACTTCCCCATATTAACGATGCAAAAATGACTGAATCTAGTTCTAATTCTGGTTTAATAAATAGTCTTCTGACTAACTCATTGCTTTTCTTTGTCATTGTGCAGAACTCTTCTAGTAGTGCTGCAAAGAAGCCAAAAGTGGCTGTCGCCTCAGTTTTTGGCAATGATAGCGAcgaagaaaagtgaaaagttaaCCCTTGCAGCTGAGCATCGCATTATTGTACCTTTTCTATTGCTGGCCTTGCCTTCtgtttaatgtttgtttatGTAGTTTATGTGATTGTATTGCTCGCATAGCCTTCTGTTTAATGTCTATGTGACCCAT is a window of Alnus glutinosa chromosome 4, dhAlnGlut1.1, whole genome shotgun sequence DNA encoding:
- the LOC133865977 gene encoding uncharacterized protein LOC133865977; the encoded protein is MDHRWVNGRQEINAQDKRRLGKEHTYQDTLIDDLAEDFRLPINHKPTENVDLDNVEQASLDTQLTPSNIGFRLLQKMGWKGKGLGKNEQGIVEPIKSGIRDPKLGVGKQEEDDFFTAEENIQRRKLEVEVDETEEHTKKREVLAEREQKIQTEVKEIRKVFYCDLCNKQYKLAMEFEAHLSSYDHNHRKRFKEMREMHGSSSRDDRQKREQQRQEKEMAKFAQMADARKLQQKQEESVSSLVPVPTEVRGATALAVQDQRKALKFGFSSKGGTSKNSSSSAAKKPKVAVASVFGNDSDEEK